The following coding sequences lie in one Pontibacter sp. G13 genomic window:
- a CDS encoding gliding motility-associated C-terminal domain-containing protein — MEMILTFGKGRDARPAGIIRPLCLGILILGWLAATPSSVLGQAETYNWYAYGTSGMSFHQGDPTPVHYPVNNPWGGTGGGSIFSTSLSDACGNLLLYEWMDTIFNEFHQPIYNFFGEGIMQAFLPFPDPGNPDRAYLAATFIRQDSNQNGKPFLVYAIYDRNLNGGAGGIVSDSIFSLMEPTTPGITAVQHANGRDYWLVACDTSTGDMHSYLVDPNGIDPNPVISPFNIQISQGNQEIVHSRMRANIRGDRIVFTQWESQILNVFDFDNAAGILSNWISVSGFPPPPVPWVVGIFYDIEISPNGDLLYYINYDRVYQVDLTQSTAAAMLASNQLIYQDPPSLTAFGTYLFQVYSAMQLGPDGRIYLASPFIGHYYPATTPIPSAFHTVGNIPNPDIPGPGCGFIPDSSFVMGPYGTNGDLPHFPAFYFMPREISLGSSPVCEGVPVSMHLDFPVRHPDSIRWWPGDTLPDGATATLLGDTVLHAFSTPGWYEVEAWIYQGCPEPDTLRDSIWVDPVPLADLGPDTILCQSDAPLELAVKHDSLLSHNWSTGSFWDTLSVQQSGTYWVQSSGVCGVATDTVEIRLVDPTPPDLGPDRWLCASDTIVLDGSIDLGTYLWQDGSTDSTLSVTQQGTYIVEAANLCGTFLDTLTVLFEEDPWVDLGPDSILCEGDTLWLATAFTGNGFSQYAWQNGATGGRFPAAWTGTFHLTLSNFCGSASDTVRLEFNTPLEPDLGPDSLPCEGEPMVLDPMVDARDYRWQDGSDLASLEVGTTGTYSISVSNACGTFLDSVDITRVPVPVAFLGNDTTLCLGETLELAPAIPGQDIRWGDGSGGGSYRVDAAGTYSVWTANLHCMDSARINIGYAPAPVAELGPDKAICGGSVRIVDVAQASASYRWEDGTTEPRREFTEGGTYWVAVSTACATASDTLILEGLPRPVVELGPDSVLCPGDSILFDVRMEGASYEWADGFSGGIRTIRNPGYLHVVLRSVCGSASDERFLHPGAQPEIRLEGDSVACEDTPVRVRAWSSDAITWPDGSGGEYFLWEAPGPVWASAWNECGTDADTLLIRRIPCGCPITVPNAFSPNGDGPNETISPIHGGCPFTRYRWQVFARNGQLLFSTQDPSAVWDGTHGGAPLPQGAYAWILDFGLEDGTTRVISGVMTLIR, encoded by the coding sequence ATGGAAATGATCCTCACCTTCGGAAAAGGCCGGGATGCCCGACCTGCCGGAATCATCAGGCCCCTATGCCTCGGGATACTCATCCTCGGCTGGCTGGCGGCAACCCCATCCAGCGTTCTCGGGCAGGCCGAGACCTACAATTGGTACGCATATGGTACTTCCGGCATGTCCTTCCACCAGGGGGATCCCACCCCCGTCCATTATCCGGTAAATAATCCTTGGGGAGGGACCGGGGGAGGAAGCATCTTCAGCACCTCCCTTTCGGACGCATGCGGCAACCTGCTCCTTTACGAATGGATGGACACCATCTTCAATGAATTTCACCAGCCAATCTATAATTTTTTCGGTGAGGGTATTATGCAGGCCTTCCTGCCCTTCCCCGACCCCGGCAATCCGGACCGGGCCTATCTGGCAGCAACGTTCATAAGACAAGATTCCAACCAAAATGGAAAGCCGTTTCTCGTCTATGCCATATATGACCGGAACCTCAATGGCGGTGCCGGGGGAATTGTCTCCGATTCCATTTTCTCCCTGATGGAACCCACCACTCCTGGAATCACCGCCGTCCAACATGCCAATGGCAGGGACTACTGGCTGGTCGCCTGCGACACCTCGACCGGGGACATGCACAGCTACTTGGTGGATCCCAATGGGATCGATCCCAATCCGGTAATCAGTCCTTTCAATATCCAGATATCACAAGGAAACCAAGAAATAGTACATTCCAGAATGCGGGCGAATATCCGGGGGGATCGGATCGTATTCACCCAATGGGAGTCCCAAATCTTGAACGTGTTCGATTTCGACAATGCCGCCGGCATCCTGTCCAATTGGATCTCGGTATCCGGATTCCCCCCTCCCCCCGTACCATGGGTCGTGGGCATATTCTACGATATCGAGATCTCGCCCAACGGGGACCTACTATATTATATCAACTACGACAGGGTCTACCAGGTCGACCTGACCCAATCCACTGCGGCAGCGATGCTCGCCTCCAACCAGCTGATCTACCAGGATCCTCCCAGCCTGACGGCCTTCGGTACGTATCTTTTCCAGGTCTATTCGGCCATGCAACTGGGGCCGGATGGGCGGATTTATCTGGCCTCCCCATTTATCGGGCACTACTATCCAGCTACCACCCCCATTCCCAGTGCCTTCCATACCGTGGGCAATATCCCCAATCCGGACATCCCGGGGCCCGGATGCGGGTTTATCCCCGATTCCTCCTTCGTTATGGGGCCCTACGGCACAAATGGCGACTTGCCCCACTTCCCCGCATTCTATTTCATGCCCCGGGAGATATCGCTCGGCTCCAGTCCCGTATGCGAGGGCGTTCCCGTTTCCATGCATCTGGACTTTCCGGTCCGCCACCCGGACTCCATCCGTTGGTGGCCGGGAGATACCCTCCCCGACGGGGCAACCGCGACCCTGCTCGGGGACACCGTCCTCCATGCCTTTTCCACTCCCGGTTGGTACGAGGTAGAGGCATGGATCTACCAGGGGTGCCCCGAACCCGACACCCTCAGGGACTCCATCTGGGTGGACCCGGTGCCTCTGGCGGATTTGGGGCCGGATACCATCCTCTGCCAGTCCGACGCTCCACTGGAGCTCGCTGTCAAGCACGATAGCCTCCTCTCCCACAACTGGTCCACAGGCTCCTTTTGGGACACCCTGTCGGTCCAGCAGTCCGGGACGTACTGGGTACAGTCCTCCGGAGTTTGTGGCGTGGCCACCGACACCGTGGAGATACGGCTGGTAGACCCCACACCTCCCGATCTCGGGCCGGATCGATGGCTCTGCGCCTCGGATACGATCGTCCTGGACGGATCCATCGATCTCGGAACCTACCTGTGGCAGGATGGGTCCACCGACAGCACCCTCTCGGTCACCCAGCAGGGAACCTACATCGTAGAGGCCGCCAATCTCTGCGGGACATTCCTCGACACCCTGACCGTCCTGTTCGAGGAGGACCCATGGGTGGACCTCGGCCCGGACTCCATCCTCTGCGAAGGGGACACCCTCTGGCTGGCAACCGCATTCACCGGAAACGGCTTCTCGCAATACGCCTGGCAGAATGGCGCAACCGGCGGCAGGTTCCCCGCGGCATGGACCGGGACCTTCCATCTCACCCTCTCCAACTTCTGCGGAAGTGCCTCAGACACCGTGCGGCTGGAATTCAACACTCCACTTGAGCCCGATCTCGGACCCGACAGCCTCCCCTGCGAAGGGGAGCCGATGGTCCTGGACCCGATGGTGGATGCACGGGATTACCGATGGCAGGATGGATCGGACCTGGCCTCCCTGGAGGTCGGGACGACGGGCACATACTCCATATCGGTTTCCAACGCCTGCGGGACATTCCTCGACTCGGTGGACATCACCCGGGTTCCCGTTCCGGTCGCCTTCCTCGGAAACGACACCACCCTCTGCCTCGGGGAGACCCTCGAACTGGCTCCGGCCATTCCCGGACAGGACATCCGCTGGGGGGACGGTTCCGGCGGAGGTTCATACAGGGTGGACGCCGCCGGGACCTACTCCGTCTGGACCGCCAACCTGCATTGCATGGACAGTGCACGGATCAACATCGGATATGCCCCCGCGCCGGTCGCGGAGCTCGGACCCGACAAGGCCATTTGCGGGGGGAGCGTGAGGATCGTGGATGTCGCGCAGGCATCCGCCTCGTACCGATGGGAGGACGGAACCACGGAACCCCGCCGGGAATTCACCGAAGGGGGCACCTACTGGGTGGCGGTTTCCACCGCATGCGCGACCGCCTCCGATACACTGATCCTGGAAGGACTGCCCCGACCGGTAGTCGAACTCGGACCCGATTCCGTACTCTGCCCGGGAGATTCCATCCTCTTCGATGTCCGCATGGAAGGGGCCTCCTACGAATGGGCGGATGGATTCTCCGGGGGGATCCGGACCATCCGGAATCCGGGGTATCTGCATGTGGTCCTCCGTTCGGTTTGCGGATCTGCCTCGGACGAACGCTTCCTCCATCCAGGTGCGCAGCCCGAGATCCGGCTGGAAGGCGATTCCGTCGCCTGCGAGGACACACCCGTACGCGTACGTGCATGGTCCTCCGATGCCATCACATGGCCGGACGGATCGGGGGGCGAATACTTCCTCTGGGAAGCGCCCGGACCCGTGTGGGCCAGCGCATGGAATGAATGCGGGACCGATGCCGACACCCTCCTGATCCGCCGAATCCCATGTGGTTGTCCCATCACGGTCCCCAATGCCTTCTCCCCCAACGGGGACGGACCCAACGAGACCATTTCCCCGATCCACGGCGGCTGCCCATTCACCCGGTACCGGTGGCAGGTCTTCGCACGAAATGGTCAGCTGCTCTTCTCCACACAGGATCCCTCGGCAGTCTGGGATGGAACCCATGGCGGCGCTCCCCTCCCCCAGGGCGCATATGCCTGGATCCTCGATTTCGGGCTGGAAGATGGAACCACACGGGTCATCAGCGGGGTCATGACATTGATTCGGTAG
- a CDS encoding NAD(P)-binding domain-containing protein, protein MGKVEIRHETDIAVIGGGQSGLALGYYLRRLDHEFLILDAGSKSGGAWNYTWDSLKLFSPAFASSLPGRIMPGGQNHYPNRGEVLDYLADYETKYTLPIKRPVKVRNVHRVGEGFDLTTSLGLVRAKAVISATGTWTSPYIPTIPGQNLYGGTQLHSAAYRRADPYQGKHVLVVGEGNSGAQICADLIGVAESVQWACLNEPTFLPPEMDGRYLFEAATRKYTGQSDRTGVNALQSVVQVAPVREALENGTLPNPMPAIKLMERQMVILEDGSTLAPEVVIWCTGFKPAIEHLAELLGPEPNPRNWDIDGTKVTEVPGLWMVGYGNWTGYASATLIGVGRTARRTAKEVDEYLGEFGQIKYNTVKGNF, encoded by the coding sequence ATGGGAAAGGTCGAGATTCGACATGAGACTGATATTGCGGTGATAGGCGGGGGGCAAAGCGGATTGGCTTTGGGATATTATCTCAGGAGGCTGGATCATGAATTTCTGATTTTGGATGCAGGGTCAAAATCAGGAGGTGCATGGAACTACACTTGGGATTCACTCAAGCTATTCTCTCCGGCATTTGCGAGTTCGCTTCCAGGTCGAATTATGCCGGGTGGCCAGAACCATTATCCCAACCGAGGAGAGGTCCTTGACTATCTGGCGGATTATGAGACAAAATATACCCTGCCGATCAAACGGCCCGTCAAGGTGCGGAATGTCCATCGGGTAGGAGAGGGCTTTGACCTGACGACATCTCTGGGGCTGGTGCGGGCAAAGGCAGTCATTTCCGCCACAGGAACTTGGACTTCACCATACATACCCACCATTCCCGGACAAAATCTTTATGGCGGTACTCAGCTTCATTCTGCCGCATATCGCCGAGCAGATCCCTATCAGGGAAAACATGTGTTGGTAGTGGGGGAAGGGAACTCTGGCGCACAGATCTGCGCAGATCTCATCGGGGTAGCTGAGTCGGTCCAATGGGCTTGCCTCAATGAGCCTACATTTTTGCCACCAGAAATGGATGGTCGATACCTATTCGAAGCTGCCACTCGGAAATACACGGGACAGTCAGACAGGACTGGGGTGAATGCCCTCCAGTCTGTGGTACAAGTGGCTCCAGTGAGGGAAGCACTCGAAAATGGCACGCTCCCAAATCCAATGCCCGCAATTAAGCTCATGGAGCGCCAGATGGTCATTTTGGAGGATGGAAGCACGCTCGCACCCGAAGTAGTGATCTGGTGTACAGGATTCAAACCGGCGATTGAGCACTTGGCAGAATTACTTGGCCCCGAACCCAATCCCCGCAATTGGGACATCGACGGCACAAAGGTGACGGAGGTGCCCGGCCTTTGGATGGTTGGATATGGAAATTGGACAGGGTATGCTTCCGCTACTTTGATTGGCGTGGGGAGAACCGCTAGGCGAACAGCCAAAGAAGTCGATGAATATCTTGGTGAATTTGGACAAATAAAATATAACACTGTTAAGGGGAATTTTTGA
- the ychF gene encoding redox-regulated ATPase YchF, whose translation MSFKCGIVGLPNVGKSTLFNSLSSAKAESANYPFCTIEPNVGMIPVPDPRLDKITELIQPKQTVPTVVQIVDIAGLVKGASKGEGLGNKFLSNIRECEAILHILRCFDDDNIVHVENSVDPIRDKEIIDTELQLKDLELLERKLDRTKKLTKGGNKEAMKQVETIKRFIEHVEQGLNVRSMDASPEEFEVVADLGLLTAKKVLYICNVGEDSLPEGEGNAHVEAVKAMTEEENASYLVISAGFEATLSEFEDLEERDEFLQEYNLKEPGLNKLIRAAYNLLGLQTYFTAGEKEVRAWTIKKGFLAPQAAGVIHTDFEKGFIRAEVMKYNDLLEYKSEQAVKEAGKLGVEGKEYVVEDGDIMHFRFNV comes from the coding sequence ATGAGTTTCAAGTGTGGCATCGTCGGGTTGCCGAATGTAGGTAAGTCTACCTTGTTCAATTCCCTTTCCAGTGCGAAAGCGGAATCTGCTAACTATCCCTTCTGTACCATTGAGCCCAATGTGGGGATGATCCCTGTTCCAGATCCGAGACTGGACAAAATCACGGAATTGATTCAACCTAAGCAGACGGTTCCTACAGTCGTTCAGATTGTGGATATCGCCGGTTTGGTCAAGGGAGCGAGCAAAGGGGAAGGATTGGGCAACAAATTCCTCAGCAACATCCGAGAGTGTGAAGCCATTCTCCATATTTTGCGCTGCTTCGATGATGACAACATCGTCCACGTGGAAAACAGTGTAGATCCGATCCGCGACAAGGAGATCATCGATACTGAGCTCCAACTCAAAGACTTGGAATTGCTCGAGCGCAAGCTTGATCGCACCAAAAAGCTCACCAAAGGGGGCAACAAAGAGGCCATGAAGCAGGTGGAAACCATTAAGCGCTTCATCGAACACGTTGAGCAAGGGCTGAATGTCCGCTCGATGGATGCATCTCCTGAGGAGTTCGAGGTCGTTGCTGATCTGGGATTGCTGACTGCCAAGAAGGTCCTCTACATTTGCAACGTTGGAGAGGATTCATTGCCTGAGGGAGAAGGAAATGCGCACGTGGAAGCTGTGAAGGCGATGACTGAGGAAGAAAATGCTTCTTACTTGGTGATTTCTGCTGGTTTTGAGGCAACGCTTTCTGAGTTTGAGGATCTGGAAGAACGCGACGAGTTCCTACAGGAATACAACTTGAAGGAGCCGGGCTTGAATAAGCTGATCCGTGCGGCCTATAATCTGCTGGGACTTCAGACCTATTTCACTGCAGGTGAAAAAGAGGTTCGCGCTTGGACCATCAAAAAAGGATTCTTGGCGCCTCAAGCAGCTGGGGTTATTCACACAGACTTCGAAAAAGGATTTATCCGTGCCGAGGTGATGAAATACAATGACCTTCTGGAATACAAATCCGAGCAAGCCGTCAAAGAGGCTGGAAAACTTGGCGTTGAAGGAAAAGAATATGTTGTGGAAGATGGCGACATCATGCACTTCCGCTTCAATGTATAG
- a CDS encoding DUF1573 domain-containing protein, whose protein sequence is MQARIIATWTLVLFAWTSVFAQVQDAPKKLQFDKTTHQFGQLDKGDPAEHTFVFTNQSEEPVTLTRVKASCGCTTPKWSKEPIAPGKTGEIQVKYNSQRVGKFTKSITVTYDSVERPIVLYIKGEVLNPQADPSMNYPQKQGNMGFDKISQNVGVLDSDKSKSLTFKFRNNGALPITFKQTMDPTMRMEVRPSATTIIPGGIGTITVVVRGEKFDKQGPFSQAITLATNDADQPNKIITVSGSINMVMTAEELAAQPNIQFDVLEYDGGSVIEGEKVQVKYTFTNTGKDDLVLETVRASCGCTATAPKDKVIPGGATSEIVATFDSRGRSGKQQKTITVKSNDPDQPNVLLKLKVYVEKDPFHTGAVGPTSSNR, encoded by the coding sequence ATGCAGGCACGCATCATCGCCACATGGACCTTGGTTTTGTTCGCTTGGACATCGGTATTCGCCCAAGTTCAGGATGCCCCAAAAAAGCTCCAATTCGACAAAACCACTCACCAATTCGGCCAACTCGACAAAGGTGATCCCGCAGAGCATACATTTGTATTCACCAACCAATCCGAGGAACCCGTCACCCTCACCCGCGTGAAGGCTTCCTGCGGATGCACGACTCCCAAGTGGTCCAAGGAACCCATCGCTCCCGGCAAGACCGGGGAGATTCAGGTGAAATACAACTCCCAACGCGTGGGCAAATTCACCAAATCCATCACTGTCACCTACGATTCCGTGGAGCGCCCTATCGTGCTCTATATCAAAGGCGAGGTCCTCAATCCTCAGGCGGACCCTTCCATGAACTACCCGCAAAAGCAGGGCAACATGGGCTTTGACAAGATCTCCCAAAATGTAGGAGTCCTTGATTCCGACAAGAGCAAGTCCCTGACCTTCAAGTTCCGCAACAACGGAGCGCTGCCGATTACCTTCAAGCAGACCATGGACCCGACCATGCGCATGGAAGTACGTCCATCTGCCACGACCATCATTCCCGGTGGGATCGGGACCATCACCGTGGTTGTTCGAGGAGAGAAATTCGACAAGCAGGGCCCATTTAGCCAAGCCATTACCTTGGCAACCAACGATGCCGACCAACCCAACAAGATCATCACCGTCAGTGGTTCCATCAACATGGTGATGACTGCCGAAGAACTTGCCGCTCAGCCTAACATCCAATTCGATGTACTTGAGTATGACGGCGGTAGCGTGATCGAAGGAGAGAAAGTTCAGGTCAAATATACCTTCACCAATACAGGCAAAGACGATCTGGTATTGGAGACTGTGCGCGCTTCTTGTGGATGTACAGCGACTGCTCCCAAGGACAAGGTAATACCGGGCGGAGCTACTTCAGAGATTGTCGCGACGTTTGATTCCCGTGGCCGTTCTGGCAAGCAGCAGAAGACCATTACCGTCAAATCCAACGATCCGGACCAACCCAATGTGCTCCTCAAGCTCAAAGTCTACGTGGAAAAAGATCCTTTCCACACAGGCGCGGTAGGCCCGACTTCCTCCAATCGTTAG
- a CDS encoding OmpA family protein: protein MNRIFAYSMLLIGMALTLNGCVSKKKYTEALKQGAIQDSLRQVRSQELIMAQEQIRNLTGDTASLGVDLRNMLSEYQQLQTTSSEELAMTNQELQEKVAALNAKEQELRDREARLRELNTMIRQKDSLANLLYQKVQDALTAFESDELTVSQREGNIYVSLSDDLLFGSGSIEVNPKGRSALIRVAEVLNRNPDIQVMIEGHTDDVPIKSGKIKDNWDLSVLRATTVVRILVWGGKVAPERLIPSGRSKYHPIAGNDSREGRDRNRRTEIILKPQLEALFAILDQE, encoded by the coding sequence ATGAACCGAATTTTCGCCTACAGCATGCTGCTGATTGGCATGGCGCTGACCCTCAATGGCTGCGTCTCCAAGAAGAAATATACAGAAGCCTTGAAACAGGGCGCTATCCAAGACTCTCTCCGCCAAGTCCGTTCTCAGGAACTGATTATGGCACAGGAGCAAATCCGGAATCTCACCGGAGATACCGCCTCCTTGGGCGTTGATCTCCGCAACATGCTTTCCGAATACCAGCAATTGCAAACCACTTCTTCCGAAGAATTGGCCATGACCAACCAGGAACTACAGGAGAAGGTAGCCGCACTCAATGCCAAGGAACAGGAATTGAGGGACCGTGAGGCAAGGCTTCGCGAGCTCAATACCATGATTCGCCAAAAGGATTCCTTAGCCAATCTCCTATATCAAAAAGTTCAGGATGCGTTGACGGCCTTCGAATCCGATGAATTGACGGTTTCCCAGCGAGAGGGGAATATATACGTTTCCCTGTCCGATGATTTGCTATTTGGTTCTGGGAGTATCGAAGTCAATCCCAAAGGTCGATCCGCACTGATCCGGGTGGCCGAGGTTCTGAATCGAAACCCAGACATTCAAGTCATGATTGAGGGCCATACCGACGATGTGCCCATCAAGTCAGGCAAGATCAAGGACAATTGGGATCTATCTGTGCTGCGCGCTACCACAGTCGTTCGAATCTTGGTGTGGGGCGGCAAAGTGGCTCCCGAGCGGTTGATTCCTAGCGGTCGAAGCAAATACCATCCAATTGCAGGAAATGACTCACGAGAAGGTCGTGATCGCAACCGAAGAACCGAAATCATCCTGAAACCACAGCTGGAAGCCTTATTTGCGATCTTGGATCAAGAATAA
- a CDS encoding AsmA-like C-terminal region-containing protein, with product MLRRLAIFAGWILAVLTGIILLAVGLFYMNRALILDRLIEIANKLQPGEVVVSGLDISPFSHFPRVSLLMQGVSYYEHPLEKQTEGEQPICQIQKLYAAFNVTDLIQGKVNVAEFSLDTAFLHLIRYPDSSINLYNAIGFDPLDTTVVDTVVPDSMKPPMEIVLEKLAINHVVIQSENLVRNEHAALRIDYLESSFRRQNLITLAHVKSALTLLGIKRGERTLVNEKPIKLAADVFLDQQTKIFTLKKAFLDIFQARLLVDGHFRAPCDGELALNFKAEKEDLGLLSLFSNGWMQAGDTLVQKGKLYLEGQINGPTKDTLPFVEIAFGGRDIALKSKGVAGELSEGRFNGYFTTGMVTGRTDGYFRLDSIHMKTTKGKLDGQVLLSNFQDPQLVVDISGAVALSAFSQLLNQKRSHFSKLGGWISCKGHLSTKLSKEKRRPKLGETRAEISLDLHDLAIASHQYKGELKIPQGKLYLYGPHLGVKDLKLETEASDLTISANVQYLLKHLLGRDTELNIQAQAESEQFQLRMLRRLDSSYQHANGVISGFALDFQATTNSRGIRQRKPIPFGTYIIKRFTGDLNTYNTLEELVGTLKVTEDLLQLQDFSVKLGQSNLRGTASWRNYAAMSVDAPQPITVSMDLRSESMRIEDLFTFHGKLLVDEAFRPGKLANFRLTGSVETSNTALRKEDFIPEGRIKIKYLRWDLVGTPLRFRDFKADIGHTFNRLDIHQLKGRIGTSDFDIIAQLKNFRKETRKDLAGSMKVTANRLNFNEWLFLQVPGSNQAEDPESGMTFDPYSRNFPSLSMEANIGQIDYGKAHIRKFRGKVEVTPDKELILTDIGTDLAGGRVSFDGRLKWLSAGKLAFSSTARARRVDLRKFKMNLEYDGKPIKISNHVQGIVAATITSKTMMSADFTIDLGQTEAEIDALILKGTLKDFGPLEAMSKYFSNKDLTTVRFDSLDNTLKLHNRKLLIPRMDINSTLGHIYLRGEQGLDMNMGYVVEVPFKLVKGVGWNMLTGRKKKDQDPDEIEYDEGGKYVAIRIVGTPSDYDVKLGKGKEVRRADKAKKKAVKQEEKDQKKAAKAQRKAERKAAKKSKH from the coding sequence ATGCTTCGTCGACTCGCCATTTTCGCTGGCTGGATCTTGGCCGTTCTCACTGGGATCATTCTCCTTGCAGTGGGACTTTTTTACATGAATCGGGCGCTCATCCTCGATAGGCTTATCGAAATCGCCAACAAACTCCAACCGGGAGAAGTAGTCGTCAGCGGTCTGGATATCTCGCCATTTTCGCATTTTCCAAGGGTCTCTCTCCTGATGCAAGGGGTATCCTATTATGAGCATCCCCTTGAAAAACAGACCGAAGGCGAACAACCCATCTGTCAGATCCAAAAACTATATGCCGCCTTCAATGTCACCGACCTCATCCAGGGGAAAGTGAATGTGGCGGAATTTTCGTTGGATACGGCCTTTCTGCACCTCATCAGGTATCCTGATTCTTCCATCAATCTGTACAACGCTATCGGATTTGATCCCTTGGACACCACGGTTGTAGATACCGTGGTGCCCGATTCCATGAAGCCCCCTATGGAGATCGTCTTGGAGAAGCTCGCCATCAACCACGTGGTCATCCAATCTGAAAACCTAGTTCGGAATGAACACGCGGCACTTCGAATCGACTATTTGGAAAGCTCCTTCCGGCGGCAAAACCTCATCACATTGGCACACGTCAAAAGCGCCCTGACCCTACTGGGAATCAAGCGAGGAGAGCGGACGCTCGTGAATGAAAAGCCCATCAAGCTCGCTGCGGACGTATTTCTCGATCAGCAGACCAAGATATTTACCTTGAAAAAAGCCTTTCTGGACATTTTTCAGGCACGGCTCCTAGTCGATGGCCATTTTAGGGCTCCTTGCGATGGGGAACTAGCCTTGAACTTTAAGGCTGAAAAAGAAGACTTGGGACTCTTGAGTCTATTTTCCAACGGCTGGATGCAGGCTGGGGACACGCTGGTTCAAAAGGGAAAACTGTATTTGGAAGGGCAGATCAACGGGCCCACCAAGGATACCCTCCCATTTGTAGAAATCGCCTTTGGGGGAAGGGACATTGCCCTCAAATCCAAAGGGGTAGCTGGCGAACTCTCAGAAGGTCGTTTCAATGGGTATTTCACGACGGGCATGGTCACTGGGAGAACTGATGGGTATTTTAGATTGGATTCCATTCACATGAAAACCACCAAGGGGAAACTGGATGGACAAGTTTTACTCTCGAATTTTCAAGATCCTCAGCTGGTGGTCGACATTTCAGGTGCAGTGGCGCTTTCTGCATTCAGTCAGCTCCTTAATCAAAAAAGATCGCATTTCAGCAAGCTCGGAGGCTGGATTTCCTGCAAAGGACACCTTTCCACTAAATTATCCAAAGAGAAAAGACGCCCCAAACTAGGAGAAACACGGGCAGAGATTTCCCTCGATCTTCACGATTTGGCAATCGCATCCCATCAGTACAAAGGCGAACTCAAGATCCCTCAAGGCAAACTATACCTCTACGGACCCCACTTGGGAGTCAAGGATTTGAAGCTCGAAACCGAGGCCAGTGATCTGACAATTTCTGCGAATGTCCAGTATCTGCTCAAACATCTATTGGGCAGAGACACAGAACTCAACATCCAAGCCCAAGCAGAGAGTGAACAGTTCCAACTGCGAATGTTGAGGCGTTTGGATTCCAGCTACCAACATGCCAACGGGGTCATTTCAGGATTTGCCTTGGACTTCCAGGCAACCACCAATTCTCGAGGAATCAGGCAAAGGAAACCGATTCCATTTGGCACCTACATCATCAAGCGATTCACTGGGGATCTGAACACCTACAACACGTTGGAGGAATTGGTGGGTACCCTCAAAGTCACAGAGGATTTGCTCCAACTTCAGGACTTTTCCGTCAAGTTAGGTCAAAGCAATCTGCGTGGTACAGCCAGCTGGCGCAATTATGCCGCGATGTCTGTGGATGCGCCCCAACCCATCACCGTCAGTATGGATTTGAGGTCGGAATCTATGCGGATCGAAGACCTCTTTACTTTTCATGGGAAATTGCTGGTAGATGAGGCCTTCCGACCTGGGAAACTGGCCAATTTCAGGCTGACAGGCTCTGTGGAGACAAGCAACACTGCTTTGAGAAAGGAGGATTTCATTCCCGAAGGACGCATCAAGATCAAATACCTTCGCTGGGACCTTGTGGGTACTCCGTTGAGATTTAGGGATTTCAAGGCCGATATTGGTCACACCTTCAACCGATTGGACATTCACCAGTTGAAAGGGCGAATAGGCACCAGCGATTTTGACATTATCGCTCAACTGAAGAATTTCCGGAAGGAAACACGGAAGGATCTAGCTGGTTCCATGAAGGTAACTGCGAATAGGCTCAATTTCAATGAATGGCTATTCCTCCAAGTTCCCGGCTCCAATCAAGCCGAAGACCCGGAATCGGGAATGACCTTTGATCCATACAGTCGAAATTTTCCTTCCTTGTCAATGGAAGCCAATATTGGCCAAATTGACTATGGCAAGGCACACATCAGGAAGTTTAGAGGAAAGGTAGAAGTGACGCCTGATAAAGAGTTGATTTTGACAGATATAGGAACTGATCTCGCAGGGGGAAGAGTGTCATTTGATGGGAGGCTCAAATGGCTATCGGCGGGAAAATTGGCTTTTAGTTCGACCGCAAGGGCTAGGCGGGTAGACCTTCGAAAATTCAAGATGAACCTCGAATATGATGGCAAGCCCATCAAGATTTCCAATCATGTTCAGGGAATCGTGGCAGCAACGATCACTTCGAAAACCATGATGTCTGCCGATTTCACAATCGACCTTGGACAGACAGAGGCAGAAATCGACGCCTTGATTTTGAAGGGGACGCTAAAAGATTTTGGACCGCTGGAAGCCATGTCCAAGTATTTCAGCAACAAGGACTTGACAACCGTGAGGTTTGATAGCCTAGACAATACATTGAAGCTGCACAACCGCAAGCTACTGATCCCACGAATGGACATCAATTCCACTTTGGGGCATATATACCTCCGAGGCGAGCAGGGGTTGGATATGAACATGGGCTATGTCGTCGAAGTTCCCTTCAAACTGGTCAAAGGGGTAGGGTGGAATATGCTGACAGGGAGGAAGAAAAAGGACCAAGATCCAGATGAGATCGAATATGATGAAGGCGGTAAATATGTGGCGATTCGGATAGTTGGCACGCCCTCGGATTACGATGTAAAACTCGGCAAGGGAAAAGAAGTGCGCAGGGCGGATAAGGCCAAGAAAAAAGCCGTCAAACAAGAAGAGAAGGATCAAAAGAAGGCTGCCAAGGCCCAACGGAAGGCAGAACGAAAGGCCGCCAAAAAGTCGAAGCATTGA